A region of Streptomyces sp. R44 DNA encodes the following proteins:
- a CDS encoding MBL fold metallo-hydrolase — MAARIDHLVTSGTFSLDGGTWDVDNNVWIVGDDTEALVIDAAHDAAAILAALDGRALRAIVCTHAHDDHIDAAPALAAATGARILLHPADQPLWKLTHPDHTPDGDLADGQVLTIAGTDLKVLHTPGHAPGAVSLYAPDLGTVFTGDTLFQGGPGATGRSYSDFPTIVDSIREKLLTLPPETVVRTGHGDPTTIGAEAPHLEEWIKRGH; from the coding sequence ATGGCCGCCCGCATCGACCACCTGGTCACCTCCGGCACCTTCAGCCTCGACGGCGGCACCTGGGACGTCGACAACAACGTCTGGATCGTCGGCGACGACACCGAGGCCCTCGTCATCGACGCCGCCCACGACGCCGCGGCGATCCTCGCCGCGCTCGACGGCCGCGCCCTGCGCGCCATCGTCTGCACCCACGCCCACGACGACCACATCGACGCCGCCCCGGCCCTCGCGGCCGCCACCGGCGCCCGCATCCTGCTCCACCCGGCCGACCAGCCGCTGTGGAAGCTCACCCACCCGGACCACACCCCGGACGGAGACCTCGCCGACGGCCAGGTCCTCACCATCGCGGGCACGGACCTCAAGGTCCTCCACACCCCGGGCCACGCCCCCGGCGCGGTCTCCCTGTACGCCCCCGACCTGGGCACCGTCTTCACCGGCGACACCCTCTTCCAGGGCGGCCCCGGCGCGACCGGCCGGTCCTACTCGGACTTCCCGACGATCGTCGACTCGATCCGCGAGAAGCTCCTCACCCTGCCGCCCGAGACGGTGGTCCGCACGGGCCACGGCGACCCGACGACGATCGGCGCGGAGGCCCCGCACCTGGAGGAATGGATCAAGAGGGGCCACTGA